A region of the Silene latifolia isolate original U9 population chromosome 9, ASM4854445v1, whole genome shotgun sequence genome:
ATAAACATGTCAAATTTCTCCACTGCAAGTAAAATAAGGATAGAATCATACAGATACTACATGGGCGAAAAAGGAATTATGAGACATTTGATTGGGATGTTACAATGGAGCTCAGTCGTGGACATTAACTTGCTCTAGTGCTTCATATACGCTTTAGTGAATCAACTTGTCGCATATTTGTTACAATGAGTAAACATGAATCAGCAATTAGTTGACCTCTATTGAGACCTGGGCGGTAGGCATCTCACTTTCTAACATATATTTCATGAATTTTATTCTCATGTAATGCCAAGTACGAGGCCTCTATATCTACCCCCACTACCACTACCACACACACACAGGAGCCTTAACAACCTTGTAACACAGTTTTCATGAGTTGGAGTCTCAAGTAATGCCaagtacccccccccccccccccccccacacacacacacacagaggGGACTTGGcaaagtaaaaaaaattaattggaCATAATATATGTCCTGAAACTACAACAAATCAACAAGGCAACACTCACCTCTAGCTCAAAATCCTTTTGGCTACATTCAGTCTTCAATCTTGATACAGTCTATCAATTAGAGGTAAAAAAAACGTTGTTGAGTATCAAAAAATTCACCAgaagcttgaaatgtttagaaaagTAGCTAAAATAGACAACCAAACTATATTGACAGACAGAATTAGAACCTGCTGCATATCGATTAAGGAAGCATTAGCTACTGAAGCCTCACCACTCTGGATAATACGCTGTTCAAGAAGCCTCATTTGCTTTCGCTTTTCTTGGATTTCACGTTCCAAATTTTGGATCTGCATTGAAGAACAAAATATACATGAGCATCAATCTATCAAAAAATCCATGAGCCCCTCATATATACGTTGTATAAAAACACAAATATCACTGTCATTGATTTCTCTTATTTGATAGCGGGCTTAAAATATGGCAGCAAAAATTGTACTCTTTATCTTCAGGGGAGATCACAAATATAGTATCCACGCTAATCAAAATGACACTTTCAGAGTGTAGTAATGTTCTTTCCTGCAACTCCGAAAATTTAAACAATTCAACATGCCTCACAGAACAAGCTAGGATGAGAGGAGATGGACATACTTGTGTCTTTGAAGCATCTGGATCATTCACAGATTGCTCCACCAACCGCTTAAGTGTGCTTGTACTAAAAGCAATTTCTCCAGCAAGCATTTTCACTTGTTCCACAATAAGATCCATCTCATCGTTCATTGTTATATCATCCTGTACCCCGTCAAATGGCATAAATATATAAGAAACAGAAAAAATGAAGTAAATAAAGACGAACAAGGTGAACAGTTTGCATCTCCTGCAGTAAAAGAACACAAAGCACAACAAGATCTCATTAGATAACTGAAAAGGGTACTATGTTCATGTGGCCATGTTTGAGAATTTGAAGAACATCCCAATAGATGCAGCAAATAAAGGCAACTGTTTCCCTAAAAATGAATACAGAATACTAGTATCACCAAATCTCAAGGTTTACAAAAGGTAAACGACGATCTAGGGTGAGAGAAATTTTTGCGCCTACGCAATGAGCAAGAAAGTCAAGTAAATTAAAGCACTAATGAATTAAAGAACTACTACACTTCAAGACTTGCATATTTTTCTATCATGTCTacctttttctattttttatttACACTGTTACCTCACGGACTGTTTAAGCAATGATTCTTGTACATGGCCTTAAATAATTTTTAGATTAAGGTCATGTACATCTAGATCATGGACTGTTCACCGTGCTCGTGCCGGTTAGGCGCAGAAAAGCCCACCGCTTCAGACTAATGAAGTTCATACAGCAAAAGAAGTAAACTTAAATAGAGCTCTCAAAAAATATATGCTTACAGTTGTTAGATTTGAAATACTCATGAGATCACCAGCTTGACTAGATGATCTCACTAAGCTCCCTGCTTCAGAAAGTTCATTGTCCCACTTGCTTGATGATCTTGTGTGTTTAGGATCACCAGAAGGATCCACCAATTCAGATGATGGAGAATCCTTGCTATTTTCACCATCACCAAGCTCAGATTTCTGAAACCCATCCAAGTAAACAAAATTGGAGGACTATGAGGTCATTTTCTAGCTTCATACTAAAACCAACATTGATTATGGGAAAGTAGAACCTTCTGAAGCAGGAAAGTAGGACATTAAAAAGGGGAAAAATACGAGTAACTGAACAACAAAGGATAAACATCAACAACAAAGGATAAACACAAAGGATTTGTTAAAAAGAACGTACATCATCAGACTGAGTTCTCTGATGTCCATCACCCAAATATGCAGGAATAGTGTTTTTTGTGGAAACTAGTATTAGTTTGGTCAACCGTTGTATTCTACTCATAAGAGCAGCCTttgcttcttcttcttcctccaagCGAGATTGCATTTTAGATTGACCTTCTTCCAACTATAACATAATCAGATATTGACTCAGAACCGTAGAGTTGATTCAAACATATTTAAATCCATTATTAAGTATAAAAATGCACCTTTTGTTTTAAAGTCAGTATCTCCTCGTGACTAACTCCTACTAGCATCCCTCTTCTGAACTGATCGAGTTCTTCCTTAAGAACTGAAATTTCTCGCTGATACTTCTTAATTAAAGACTTTTCATCAATGATCTGGATGACAGAAAGAGGATTCATTAGGTCGCTTGCAGTaattcaaaaagaaaaaaaatcatacaACGATTGTATTAAAAAAAAGGCACACCTTGTTACGTGAAGCATGTATCTCTACACGCTTTGCCCTGCTAGCGAACTTTAGGGTATTATGAGTCTCTTCCATACTGCTGGATGCAGGGGTAACTGTGCATATAAGCTGCAGAATTTCAAAGTGAGAATGAATAAGGATATGCATATTACAAGAGACAACCATTAAAGTCCAGGTTACTGACTTCTGACACTACACAACATATCTTAACGAAATTGATTATTCCGTATAGAAAACATTTTTTTGGCAAAAATACATGCCATTAGTTTATTCCCGTAATCCTCACAGCACTGGAAGTTCAACACATTCATCCCCTAGGATTCTTGGATGCCTAATCCCAACAATCCGAAAACAAAGGAAAGACCACTAAATACTATAGGAGTTACGTATCAAGTTAGTAACTGACTTGAATTTGCTAATTCTGCTTTCAGTAACTCACCGAAACATGTCCACGGCCACCTAGAGACGACTGAAGAAGGCGAGTAAGCTTCGAATCTCTGAATGGAATATGGGAAGCCTTGCCCTCACTCAGTTTCCCAATTACCTTCACACAGAAAGAGATGGGTTAAAGTGCATGAAGTAAAAATATTATGTTCAGATTTACCGAAGATTTTCTTCCAGTTTACATCAACAAGACATAACCTACTTCTCACAAATGTACGCTCTATCTTATCTGGGAAACAATATATTGTGGGAAACCTACAGTTCCAAGAGTCAAAAGACTTTTATTGATATATGCTCCTTCCTTTCTTCTTAAGCCAGTTGTTTCAGTTTTAGAGCTCTCAGATCCAGCCAAGTCTATCAAATTCTGCAAACCCATAATACTTTCGTCAAATAAAACTACTAAAACAACCAAAAGAACCACGTAGAAAAGTTTTGGATAGAGATTATACCAGCTGCGAGAATATCACCCCATCATATTCATCACCATGTGCACTGCTCTCTATCATCTATAAGTTAAGAGCTTCAGTTTAGCATATTTAGCAAAGGCTATATGTTTCTAAAAAGAATTTGCTACAGCCTAAAGAAACGGAAATTGTATTAATTGTTAATGCAATCGGACCGCCATTTGAAATTCTACGGAGGAACATCACAGAACCTACACAGTAATCTTCAATTTTCATTACTCTAACCCTTTTCAGAGTTTTCGATCCTATGCTTCCTAGTTTATAGAACAAGCGACGTCATTAGATGCATTAGTCAACAATGTAAATGATTCATGAATTGAACATCTGCCTCAACTAATGAAGTTGAAATTAAAATTTAAGAGAGCACAACCGTTGCTGGTATTAGAAGCATTGCCAATAACTAGAATTCTAGAACAGTATAGATTATTAACAACCAAGATGAGTATATAAACATCCTGCAATTAATTTCACACATTTCAAAATAATGTTGGGACCAAGGCTTTGTTGCATTTTTCTAGAAAAATCATTGTTCTTTGACGTTGATTGAGGTTGAAGGCATTGAGGCTTTGAAATCATGTCAGAGTATAATCTCAACAAAAGCAAGTTGATGGGTGAGGCCCAACAATAGTTTTACACATTGATTAGTAGGTTCTTTGATAAcggtattattgttatttgcattTCTATAACTGCAGATTGAGAAAGATTGTTGACGTCGAACACACTACCCTAACTTAATGCAGGAAACTCCTTGGAGGCATTGGGGTAAGGCAGCAACAATGGTTCATATAGATAGACCGTAACTGATAGTCTGACACTTGTTAGTTGTTACTGCAGTGAAAAGGGCTGTGTACGGTGTACGATTACCCTCATGAATTGCGGCTTGAAGGTAGAGACCACTTGGAGGAAGTGTGGAAATGATGGTGACGATTTGCAGACTTTAAGTCTTGTTACTGTGTTACAATTGTAACACACTAACAAGGCTTAATATTAGTTTTGTGAACCAATCAAAAGTGAAACACAAAAATAGCTTTTGTGCTTCTATTTCCAATTACTTAGCAATTCATCTACGGCTCCTGAACTTCAAAACAAGGTGATAAAAATGTGATTGCCTTCAGGGAGCTGCTCCCCAATGGAATCAAATTATGAAGTAATGAAATTGGCAAAATGGAAATCCACAAAAACAACATTGCATAATATCAAAATTATTACCAGGGTGAATATGGTGTGACTCCTGCTACTAAAAAGGTTGAAGTTGTTGGAACCAACGTGGCGGTGCTCTGCCACAAGAGAATTATATGTCAGAACATTATTCAAGTAACTGAAAGAAAAAAGGGTATATTAGCAATATACAACTCCCAAGTCCCGAAATTTGAGACTGACCTTCACCCGCAGCAATAAAAGACAGTGCATGCCCAGGAGACAACACAACCTCTTCCTTAATACCTTCGACATATGTTCCCTAAGAATCCAGAAAACAATGGTGCAGAAACATGTAATGAGTGAAAGATATGCATACGAGATCTCAGCTGCTCAAAATAATTGACACTAATGCCAACCTGGACATCTTCCCTGACACGCAAATTCTGACCAGTAGGATCAAGCAAATCATTGATAACCTGAGAACACAAGCACACAATTGAAATGTATTCGAAAGAAAGGAAGTGACATAGACATTGGAAAGATAATATCATAATATTGATTTAAACAAAAGGACACATTCCCTTAGTTTCATAGAATATGCAGACTATCCTAACTAAACCAAAAGACCTCGGAAAATATAAACATGAAATATTAGGTACTCCAACTGACCTCATTGTAAATTTCGAGATAGGAAACACGGAGGAGAAATTCTCGCCCTGGAGTCTAAACCACAGACAATAACAAACACAAAAAAATTTAGAACTCACACTTAACAATAGTGCAAATATAAAGCAAGAAAAGGTACGAAGTAATGAACCCTTCAACAATCTTTTCAAAGAAAAATAGACTTTATATGTGATGCTTGAGACTATTCTAGCATTTATGTTTTACCTCTTGTATAATGCTGAAAACATCTTTGATGGCCAGCGGGATGATACCAGGGCAATTTTGATCCCCCTGTTAAGATAATCAGTAGACGTGAGCAATGcagataataataaaaatacttgGGGAGAAAAAGGCAAAAATCAGCAAGTATGCGACGATTTCACACTAAAGCAGGAAAACACGTGTTCATTTAGTTACTTACATGCATTGTATGTGTCTTCCCACTACTAGTAACACCATAAGCAAATACAGTACCTGCATTTACAGCAAGCATTATCACATTAACGAGCAAAAATTCTAAATGTCCAATAGTTGGAGCAATCATAACACTTGAACATTGTTATGGTTACAAAACCTAAGCTTACAATCAATACCCAACTGAATAGATTTCatgtgtgtttggattgagggatttgcaGGAAAAAGGAGGGGAGGGAATTGAAAGGATGagaaatccattgtttggttagcaaaacgAAGATAaagggatttggagggaaggaaaaatggatccctccatttccctcctacaaggcaaattatttccccaccaacataggcaagatttggagggaaaatcaccttttccattctccctcccctccccttctcttccctccttccccctcccctccctttccctccttttttcctatccaaacaaAGCCTAAGAGTTAGCGTTTTGGAAATTACCATTAACACCTTCCATTGCAGACTTCACAACAGGTCTAGCTGCCACATCATAAACGTCCTCTGTAGCCGCTGTTGCTCCAAACACCTTGTCTGCAGTTAGTGATGCATTTGATTATTTACAATCTCATCGTCATCTCACAAATAATGCTAAATTAGCAACAATTCACTATTTCTCATTTCAATGTCAATTTCTCTACATTGTCATCGAGTAACATAATCTCTAAAAAACAATTAAACAGCAAATTAATACAAAATGCACTAATATCAACCCTATTAAAGCTTTCACATCATCACTAGCAACAATTAATAATTGAATTTGCAACGATTCACTGTTCCACATTCTCTTTTCAGCTTTTacattgtcatttaataattgaatCGCAAATAGTCAACAAGGTTAAACAGGAAATCTAGAAACAATACAATAATATCAACTCCATTACAGTAGCATCCACATCATCCTAAGGAACCATATTCGCAATCTCATACATCACAGTTAACACTAAATTAGCAACAACTCACTATTCCACACATCAATGTCAATTTCCACATTAATAATTTAAGCTCTAAAAATCGACAACTTAAACAGCAAAACTAGTACAAAATGCAATAATACCAACTCAATTACAGCATCATATTATCTTCAGCACCAATTTATTTGAGATCTCACTATTATACGCCCTTTAAACTGAATTAGCGACAATAGACTCTTGCAAATTTCAATTTCAACTTCTACATTGTCGTCGAACTATTCTGTCtctaaaaatcaacaatcaaaCAGCAAAACAATTACAACATGCCATAACATGGGATCATTAACAGTTGTTCGCAATCTCTTAACACCTAATTAGTAACAATTCATTTAGTAGCTCAATCTATAAATATCAacaaattaaacaacaaaattatTACCAAATTGAAATAAGGAGCAGTGAATTGTTACTAATTAGGTGTTAAGAGATTGCGAACAACTGTTAATGATCCCATGTTATGGCATGTTGTAATTGTTACCAAATTAAACTACAGCGTCGACATCATCACTAGTAACAATCAACACAAAATTAGCAACAATTCACTACTCCacatttcaatttcagctgcAACATTGTCATTTAACAATTCAACCTCAATCAATCAACAACTAAACAGTAGAACTAATACAAAATGCATTGATAACAACTCAATAATTTCAAAAAACCAcaaattaaacctaaaaaaacaaaattaaaacttGAATTAATTAATGATTACCAAAAGCGTACGCAGTTGCCGGATTATACTCGCAGCGAACCATCTTATCACCATCCGGATACCACGAAATTTCATCTCCTCTCTGATACTCTCTATCACtaattaatcaaataaataaaaacaaattaaaatctAGGTCAAAATCAAACATCAGATCTAAACAACAATACAAATGAAATCATATAAAAACAATTCGTACTTCAACGGTCGAAATCGAACGGTAACGGAGATACTATCACCACAACCAGTAGACGACGATCTGACACCATCCAGCGGCTCAGTAAGCAAGTCATCGACGGAGTTAGTAAGAAATGGAACCGGAGACCGACTTCCGTAACTCGTCATAGATCTCGAACCGAACCCGGTCGAACCGGAAGAAATTGAACCGGACTTAGGAATAAACCGTGCGTTAAACGACGACGTAGAGGACGATGTCGTAGTAGTAGTAGACGAGCTCGGCGTTCTTCTGTAGCTGAACGGTGAGCTACTCCTTGCTCTCCTCGACATCTACTAAAACGACACCGTTTCCACtcacataaacaaacaaacaaacacacTTCCTttctacaataataataataataatggagtAACTACTAAAAATGTGAAAACTTGaaaatgaaggaatgaagaaagaaaaagagagagagaggaagTGAAAGTGTCAGAAATTGCACATGCTTGTGTTTATGTCATTTGAGTGAAGATGaagtttgaaatttttcgattagTCTCTCTTAAGACGAATATATCGTATTTCTAGGTTAATTTGTTGATTAAAAAGGGGATTAAGTTAATTAAACTGGAGAAAATGTGGATGGAAGGACATTACTGGAAGtgaagagagagaaagggagAAGGGAGGAAGTAGTTGGTGTCAAATAACTGGTGAGAAAGAGGGAAAAAATTGGttgatttttttaattttgtttttgtttttttgttgttttattttaatgagaagggaatttgaaattttgaaatgagggtgACGTGGAAGTGGAGGTGACGTGGAGTGAGGAGAATTTGTGTATTGGTTGATGGTTTATTGGGAGGGGTGAATTATTAATTTACTGCGTAGAGACTAGAGAGGAGTCGAGGACTGAGGAAGGGGAAATGGGCGGGAATAAAAATATTTATGAATTACTGAGGACTGAGGTTGTTCTTGGTTTTAGCGGTTTGGTTCAGAGAAGGTAGTTGCTGAATGCTGATGCAGATTTTCAGTGTTCCAGACTGTGGAGAAAGGGTGAGGTTTTTGAGTGAGCAAGGTCAAAAGTAAATTTAAACTCAAATTTTTTTAAACTCAAATTTTTTACTCAAAATATTTTCAGTTCAATTGATCTTTCTTGTGACGGGTCACAAATTGTAACAGAGTAAATATAAGCACTTTATAATTTTTCACATTTCTTCGTACTAGCAAAAGGCCCGTAAAGAGAGAAATAGACCTAGAAGAGAGAAAATCAAAAAAGGCCCCAAAATCGATCACTTCCTCGCAGGCGACTACTCCGGTCACCTCTTTAGGTCGCCGGTGAGGCTTCTTCTTCAACCGTTTCTTTTCCTGTTCCTCACTGTCATCCGGTGAGCCTTCCCGTTTTGATCCGATTCTTTTTTTTAAGGTTCAGGTTTGATCCCCTTTTGTATGTTGGTATTTCGCGTTAATTGATCAATCGTTTCTAGCTGTTGTTGGTTAATCCGTAGCTGATTAAATCATCATCTTCTCCGTTCGTCTTTCTTTCGTGTTTGTATATTCGTATGTCAGCTTGATTTTCTGGGTAATGTTTTTCAATTGAATCGAAGCCTGGTTTTTTCTGGGTAAAGTTTTTCAATTGAATTGAAGCCTGGTTGCCGGATGTTTGTTTAGTGTTGAGGAGTCTGCTATCGTCTATTGCCAATATTTTTGAGTTGTTACGGTTTTTGTGGTCTGTTTTTCCCTTTTCTTCGCAACTGTATATCTATGTCTTCTGCTACCGTTTATCATAAGTTTCTCGAAGCTTTTGCTTGTGCCCATGTGAGCGATGGGTTTATGGAAGATGATGGGGATAGGATGTTAGGCTGTTTTATGAATTTGTAGGGGTCAACTTCAGCTTCGGTTTTGTCTGAGGTAAGGGAGCTTAAAGACAAGGGGAATGGTCTTTTTAGGCAAAATTATTTTGATAGGGCCGCAGCATGTTACGATGAAGCTTGTAAACTTCTTAGCTTGAGCCTGGGAATTATTGGAGGTGAAGATATCAAATCGTTATCTGACCTTGTTGTCTCCTTAAATTCTAATCTCGCTGCTTGTGCTCTAAAACTTGATGAATACAGAGCGGCGTTGAATTTGTGCTCCATGATTTTGGACACATTTCCTCGTAATGTTAAGGCACTTTTTCAAAGGGCGGTTGCTTATATGAAGTTGAAAAGGTTTTCGAAAGCTGAATTGGATTTGGTTGAAGCCTTGGTGGTTGAACCTAGTAATAAGGACGTTTTAAGGGAATTAGATGTGGTTAGGGGTCATCTTCTCTTAAAGGAAAATGGTAAAAGAATGTTGGAGGTGGCTGCTCCAGTTGGCATGGATTCGAATAATAAAAAGCATGTCCATGTTGCTTCGGAAGATGATGTGACTCTAAAAGATAATGAAAGTGCGATCACATAAGTGATGGATGATCAAAGTGATATGATTATTAAGGATAATGAGAGTGTGGTTTTAGAGGTGGCTGATGTTCAAGGCAATGGTAGTACAGATTTGAAGAGTAGCTTAAAGAAGAATGAGCCTACTACTAATACGCCTGTTCTTGAGTTTTCCAAAAAGGATGGAGGTAATTCCCGTTTAAAGATCCCAACACAATCTTATCATAAGGTGCTGAAAGGTAAAAAGTTAAGTTTTTACCAGAAAAAGGATTTGTCAACTTTAACAATTCGGATTCTTAATATTGAGGCACCTATGGAAAGAGGTATTACAAGAGAATGTTgtaagaagggaaagaaaaagagGAGAAGGAGTCCAAAAAAGCGACTCTGAGAAGATGACAGTCATGAACGATGACATGACTCCTATAGATATCATCAATGTGAAGCCTCTTATTCCTGGTGTGAGTTCAAGTGCGTCCGCTGCTTCTGACGTGAGTTCGTCTGCGTCGTCTATTTGTGACAACTTCTCTTCCCCTGGTGCTCAACTACTCCAGGGAAGCACTAGGTTTATTGCTCATTATTCAAGCTTGTCTAATTCGCCGGTGAACGAAAATGCCACCCCAATTTGCGCTCAAGGCCCGAATGATCACCAACCTTTCCTTTTTTCAGCTTGTCGTAAGATATGTAAGATCTCCTCGCTTCATAATCTTTCTCGCGCTCCTACTACGTCTATGCGTTGCAGGTACCCTTTTTATCATCCTatgaaagagaaaaggagaaTTATCATGTCCAAGAAGAAGTAGATACTTCTCTCATAAATTTTTACGTCCTCGTGTcgtaagtgtgtcttgttgcaggtactccTCTGAAGCTCATTTTATTaagaagagaaaagaaatttCCGCTCATTTAACCAGCTCTGATCGCCACTACAAGAAGCCTTTTTTGTTTGTCACCCCCATCCCTAGTTTAATTTCGTATTCAAATAATGTAATAATAAAATCCGACTTTGAGAGTCGGGTTTGTAGTGTGTAAGATACTTTTTTTACGGGTgccaatcaaaaaaaaaaaaaacacatttcTTCGTAAAAGCTTGTGATGCGGCACAAAagagaatttgtgttttatgtCATGCTTTTAGATGATTGTGACATTGTGTAAGTCGAAATTATCTCACAAATAATATACAAGGTTAACAGATAAATAAGATGGAAGAAATATTATTATGAGTCcaattttgaaataatggtcaaaaataaaatatttgtcattttgggtcggttttgaaaatatttgtcaaaatggtgtccacgtaggctcgggatttctagacctgaaacacgtcaccactaatggcgtgttttgtgaaggaaacacgccattagtagtggcgtgtctttacaacaattttttcctcaactgactgaactttaaaaaaaaaaaaaaaattacataagacacgccattaggggtggcgtgtttcccctccgaaacccgccattcccaatggcgtgtttgttttagtccattttttaatgaaatttctttccgtactcattataaacacgccattggtagtggcgtgttttaggtccagaaatcccgagcctacgtggacaccattttgacaaatattttcaaaaccgacccaaaacgacaaatattttatttttgaccattatttaaaAAATGGATTCTATTATTATAGACAATTTCACATATTATACTAACTAATTTTAGTACCTACAAAAATTACTTTTGGTTAAATGCAAGAGGAAATACATTTAGTGTATTGTTTTACACGATTACATATACTGTAAAATAGTTTATCACAAGACTTTTTTACATTTGAATGAATACACTACAGTGTAGAGTTGGTCGATGGCACGGCCCGACCCAACCTGCTCGTGCTGCCAGGTCGACTTTTCGCTAACCTACGCTGCCCGGTTGAAGTCCAACACAACCAATCTAAGGTATAGGTTGAGCTCGTGTCCTCGATAAGCACAGCTCGACCAGGCTCGTCAAAAACAAAAGAAATCGGGTCGGATTAGGAGCTTGAGCATGCCTAACCCAGCCCGTGGTCAGGTCTATTACGTATCGCTTTTTCTAAGTCTaataagattttttttttataaatttttacaagtAATAGAGAGAATACTCAAGTTCAAGGAGTAGACCGTACACATGTACAAGTACACCAATGTAGAATGTATGTATACAATACTTTAAATGTGAGATAGTATCTTGTTTAACAACAAACTAACACCTAGATGAACAACTCAAGTTAATATATAATAAGAATGCTCAATTGGTCATAGCAACAAATGGACGGAGTTGATAATATCTAAGTCAATTGTTATAATAATCCGTATGATTAATTGAATAAATAGTCAGAAATGGACGAAGGTTGAAGAAGTAGGAATGAAGATTAGTTGGGACGGCAAAGGACGAAGATAGAGATGCCATTCCACGTGAGAAGGGTTTGGCTTTAGAAGAAGCATTGGACGCCTTTTCTTAGCACATGATACCACTTACTCCCAACTTAATGACTTGTTCACTCCTTCGGGCCCCTATTAATCAACTTATACCAAACCCCCTTCTTTTGCCCTCTTTTGGAGGTTCTCTACTGCGTAGACCTCATTACATATTGTCGCGTACGGATTTTGAGTATCATgattagggatggcaatgggtagggtttgggtagggtccgcctagacccggacccgacccgagattttccatttggacccgtacccgacccagacccgcaagggtctaaaattttaggacccatacccggacccatGGGTAAGGGTAGGTCTGGTCTCACCATGGCCCGAGCCAACCACTTTAGAACAAGATTAACGGTATGGGgcctataatattaaaaaaaaaattcatactactttaacattatgagtttattaatctgccgttaatggtggttgtcggtcgccggatattagagaggtggtttccagtcgcgtatcagtgctgtggtggtagttttcttgtgtcagtggtggagtggtggtattgtcagaagagtttggttgggttttatcactttatgggatgagggaagagaaagagactttagttgagTTACTACagtctgccagtatgaattcagaaaagttgtaattttgatttttgatttttctttaataaaaggtctaagggtcgggtatgggtctcataacctagacccggacccggacccgaaatattttcttaagacccatacccgacccatacccattgggtctgaaaaaatgagacccatacccgacccattagggtccgacccttagggtctgggtcgggtccccggcCCACTGCCATCCTTAATCATGATTCATGTGCATCACAAATGTGCAAACCTTCTATGTATGCCAAAGAGACTCGTCAATTAC
Encoded here:
- the LOC141599354 gene encoding kinesin-like protein KIN-7D, mitochondrial, encoding MSRRARSSSPFSYRRTPSSSTTTTTSSSTSSFNARFIPKSGSISSGSTGFGSRSMTSYGSRSPVPFLTNSVDDLLTEPLDGVRSSSTGCGDSISVTVRFRPLNDREYQRGDEISWYPDGDKMVRCEYNPATAYAFDKVFGATAATEDVYDVAARPVVKSAMEGVNGTVFAYGVTSSGKTHTMHGDQNCPGIIPLAIKDVFSIIQETPGREFLLRVSYLEIYNEVINDLLDPTGQNLRVREDVQGTYVEGIKEEVVLSPGHALSFIAAGEEHRHVGSNNFNLFSSRSHTIFTLMIESSAHGDEYDGVIFSQLNLIDLAGSESSKTETTGLRRKEGAYINKSLLTLGTVIGKLSEGKASHIPFRDSKLTRLLQSSLGGRGHVSLICTVTPASSSMEETHNTLKFASRAKRVEIHASRNKIIDEKSLIKKYQREISVLKEELDQFRRGMLVGVSHEEILTLKQKLEEGQSKMQSRLEEEEEAKAALMSRIQRLTKLILVSTKNTIPAYLGDGHQRTQSDDKSELGDGENSKDSPSSELVDPSGDPKHTRSSSKWDNELSEAGSLVRSSSQAGDLMSISNLTTDDITMNDEMDLIVEQVKMLAGEIAFSTSTLKRLVEQSVNDPDASKTQIQNLEREIQEKRKQMRLLEQRIIQSGEASVANASLIDMQQTVSRLKTECSQKDFELEIRAADNRILQEQLQNTCAENKELHERIDALERQLASVAVDKLSLPPENALADEYTGKLKKKVQSQEIENEKLKLEHVQLVEENSGLRVQKQKLSEEASYAKELASAAAVELKNLAAEVTKLSLQNAKLEKDLQAAHEFAHSRGSQTANGTRNGLKSGKKNRFSSRVNDISGGIYDSYSLDPEDLKMELQARKQREASLEAALAEKEFVEEECRKRVEEAKKREAALENDLANMWVLVAKLKKEGGIVSESVAEERPSNREILNENGVTDVVKNNIQKEAQPLEVNKLVQDAPREEPLVARLKARMQEMKEKEKHMTNGETNSHQCKVCYESPTAAILLPCRHFCLCKPCSLACSECPICRTNIADRIFAFTS